CCGATGTTGCCCTCATCAATGACAAGTTCAACAAGGAGCGTCTTGAACTTGAAGAGGAATATGCCAACAATCTTGCTGATAAGATTACCGAGCGCTATGGCGTTGAGGAAATCACACGCAATCAGGAGTATTCCAATGCTGTAAACGCGCTCAAAGAACGCTATGCAAAGGAGATGGCTCTTGCCGCCGGTAATGCCGCCAAACAAGAGGAAATCAAGCGGAATCTTGAAAATGATTTGTACGCCCTGGAGGTTGAGTATTCTCAAAAGGCTGGCGAGGCTGCTATCAAGATGATAGAGGAAATCCTCAACCTTGAAAACTTATCGGCCGAGGATAGGCTGAAATGGGAGCAGGAACTTGCAAAGGCTAAGATTGATTTGGCAAATCAGATAGCCGATGCCAATTCCGAGAGCGTCGATAGGCAGATAGCCGATGATGAGAGGTTGAGAGAAAAGCGCAAAGCCAATCTTCAGAACTGGCTCCAAGTTGCATCCGATGCAATCGGCAACATCAGCGACCTCGTAAACACTCTGTTCGACGGGCAGATTGAAAAATTAGAGGAGGAGCAAGAGGCTAATACGGAAGCCGGAGAGAAAGAACAGGAGAGGATTACCGAACTTGTCAATAAAAAGGTGATCACCCAAGAGGAGGGCGAGGCCCGCAAGAGAGCGGCCGAGGCCCAGACAGCCAAAAAGAATGAAGAGCTGGAGAAGAAAAAACAGCAGCTCAAACACAAACAGGCAGTATGGGAAAAGGCCAATAGTTTGGCTCAGGCCGGAATCGCAACGGCCTTGGCGATAACCCACGCACTGCCCAACTTGGTACTGGCCGCAATCGCCGGTGCGATGGGTGCCATCCAAATCGCGACTATTCTTGCTACACCCATACCCAAGTATGCCAAAGGTACGGACTATCACCGAGGTGGCCCAGCCATTGTCGGTGATGGTGGTCGTTCAGAAGTTGTATTGTTCAACGGTGGTGCATGGCTGACCCCCGACAAACCTACACTTGTTAATATGCCAGAGGGAGCCATTGTCATTCCAAGTGTAACAGACTATGATGATAATCCGGCAGGTTTGTTGATGATGCCCGTGGGTTCGGACAAGACTCCGACCTCCCGGGTCTATGATGATTCCGCTATCCGTAGAGGTGTGTCTGAACTCATCTACCTCATTAAGTGCCAGACACGACAGCAACACTGCGATTCTTACCTTACCAACTACGAATTTTTTAAGAGTAAAATATGATAGAGAGACTTGAACAATTAACCGTCGGCCAGTTCGTCGATCTCGTTTGTGGAGATACAAGTGTGCTGATTGGCAAGCGAGAAGTCGTAAATGAGGCGGTGCTTGTTGTTGCAATGCGCAACATAGTGTTTGAATACAAGGAGATTGTAGATAAAGCCGGAGTTAGTTCCTACCTCTCCACCATAGAGGAACTAATAAAGGCTAAGATGTCGGTTGTGGTATTTCAGATGTGCCGGAATCTTGTTTCATTGAATGAACATGACCGCGCCCGTGAGGTGTTAATAGAGTATGGTATTAATGCAAATTCTATGAATGACCAAAGGGTTACAGCAGAAATAAAATCACGTCTTGAAAGAGCTAAAAGCACTATCGAGAAAATCGAAAACGAGAGCAAGAAAGACAAGCCGGGGTCAATCAATTTCCGCCGGGTATTCGACACACAGACTGCCATGTTGATGGCTCATTTCAAGTTCCAGATTGATACATCCACTATGAAGGCCACTGTATATGCCCATCTTGTTGACCAACATAACAGAGAAGTCAAGGCGATGCGTGGAGCCTTGAAAAAGAAGTAAGCACCGCCCCCTGTAACCTAATGAGAGCTTGTCATTCATAATAGCAGGCTCTTTTTTTCAAGGTTGACCGCACTTTAGAACGGTTCGTTAGTAACCCCTTGCAAAACCGCAAAGTGTTATGACGAAACGTAATCAATGTTATAAGCGCCGCCCGTCGAGGCTTGACCGAGTAGAAAGGAAATGTGACAGAATCCTGTCCGAGTTGTTAATCATCCGCCAGCAGCTCAACCGTCGGCCGGATATGGATATGGCAATTGAACGCCTCCACCGTACCGCCCGCAAGTTGAGAACTCAATGCGAGCAAGAGCGTGATTTAACAAGAAGAATGTTCAACTCCAAATTCCCGGAGTAATGAACATCGAAGACCTTGTTGTAAAACACGCCGGATGGATACGACGAAAAGCACGAAGATACTATGCCGACGAGTTTGATGCCGATGATCTCGCAAGTGAGACCATCTACAAATGTCTGAGCCAAGCCCGGAAGTTTAACCCCGGAATGAGTTTTAAGCCGTGGGCATTAGCCATTATGGAGAACACCTACATTACGCAGTACAACCGCCGCCGTTGTGTTCTCTTTACCGGATATGATGAATATGACCCATACACGGGGAATGATTATGCCGACCAGAGAGCTTCTGTGAACAGCATCCTATCGATAGTCCGTGATTGCGGGCGTAAGTCATGTTGTATTGAGTGTGTTCTTCTATATGCCAAAGGATATAGTTATGATGAGATAGCCGAGAGAATCGGCATACCTGTCGGAACTGTCAAGAGCAGAGTTTCAGCCGGGCGCAAGATGCTCCGTGAGGCTCTTGACGGCTAAAATGTCAGTAAATGTTAAGGTGGTAAAATGGTGAAAATCAGACGCTAAATGGTGGTCATTCTGTTTGTGTCTCTTGTAAATAATGGCTAACTTTACATCAGAAAATAAAACAATAACCAACTAAAAGTCAAACCAATAAACCCCTTAATTATGGAAAAGAAAAATAATTTCCGCGTGAGAGTGATGAAGTATGCATGGCAACTCTGGAAAGCCACCAAGCAGGCGTGGCGCATCTGCATGATAAAAGCGTGGCAGCTCTACCGCCTCGCGAAAGCCATGCGCGAGGGCGTGGTAACATTCTACTACACCAAAGCCGACGGCTCTATCCGTAAGGCTGTGGGCACTCTCAGAAATGTACCTGCCGGTGCCACACTCGGTGGTAAGAAAGTAACCAAACCGTCTTACAAGACTATGGCTTACTTTGACACCGAAAAGAACGGATTCCGCTGTTTCAAAGTAGAGAATCTAATCTGCGCAATCTGATGGAACTGCAACCTGCCAAAGCCTACCTTATCACCGTCGGGGGAGATATAAACGAAATCTTCCCCGAGAACGGGGAAACCTTTGAGCTTGAAGAGGCTCAGGCTCATGTCGAGGGCTATATTGAGATCGTACACCTCACCAAAAACCAGATTATGATTGTCAACGAAGAGGGCAAATTTGATAAAGAGTACAATCCGATAGCCACCGGAATTGCCGACCTCCACCGAGCATTGTGGAGTGGCGATTACATCTGCGGCAATGTGGTGATTTGCCCCTCTCCGATGCTCCCATAGTAAAAGTCGCTTTCAGGGCAACTTCGGGCGCATAATTCACAAACTCAAAGAGTTAAAGTGAGTTATGCGCTTTTGTCATTTGGCAGAATTTGAGCCGTTTGGCTGAGCCGGCGATGTTTTGGCTTACATTTGCGAAAAGACCAAAACTATGCTCACGAAATATTTTATAGAAATAGACGGCCAAAGGACCGAGATTCCTAATGAATGTATTAAGAATTGGGATGAGGTTCGGTGTGCTTACAAGCGTGCAGATTTTAGTGGTGTCACTCGCTCGTTCTCATCGCAGTTTGAGTTTGTTGGCGATGCATACGATATGTTGATGGCCTTGTATCTCCGAGATGGATTCAATGCTGTTGCAACTCTATATCTTTATACCATTACAGACCGTTGGGTGTGGGAAGAACGATTTGCAGCTCCAATTGATTTCTCAACCATAGTATGGGACAACAATATCCTAAAAGTCAACTGCGTAGACAATAGTCTTGCCGCTCTCATCAAAGCAAACAAGAGTACCAAGTATGAGTTTGGAGTCGGTAGTGATATTCCAATAGCATCGCAGTTAAACTATGACCGTATTCCTATGACAGAAGTTGTATCATATCAGGTTATTGGAGAAACAATCGATGATAGTTCAACTATGAAGTTATCTGTTCCTGGTGCTTTGGGTGTTGTTTATAGGATACCTGTAAACATTATTACAGAAAATGTGCTTGTCAACGAAAAGTTACTGTATAATGACCAAACCACAGATGATGGTAGCTATATGGTATCAGCAAAAACAGATGTCACTATTACAATAAAGGGAGGTATTGCAATAGATATGATTAATGCTTGTCAACCCGCAAACTTTGGAGTAACAATTTACAAAACAAGTAATGATGTGACTACTAAAATAGGTCCATTATGCAGCCAAAGTTTCTTGATAACATATAGAGGCGAATATGATAAACCTGGGGACCTGCCAATACTAACGCCAGCTACACTTGGCGCAACAGCATTTGTTAAACAAACAAATACTATCTGGAAATGGTGGGTCAATGAGGCGTCTACATCCGAGGATAATTTATTCATATGGATGGATTCAAAGATGTCTTCAGATGAATATATGCGGCAAATTCCCGAATACACCTATTCGGTTGACTTGAAGGAAGGTGATAAAATCTGGATTGGAGCTGAGGCGAATCCCGGTTTAGGTTCTCGCCCTGGGCCTTTTTGGATTTTAATGCTCGACCAGAAAATTGAGATTTCTTGGGGCGGAATAGGAAAAAGTGCTGAAATTGATGTAATACGGCCTCTTGATTTTTGCGAAAAAATTCTCAATCGTATTAGCATGGGTAAGGTTAATGTTGGTGTAACATTTAGTGATTTCGATAATCGCCTTGCCAATACGTATCTTTTAGCGGCTGAGAGTGTTCGTGGAATTGGTGATGCAAAGATATACTCATCATTCACAGAGTTTGTAGACTGGATGCAAACAGTATTCGGTTATACATATTGTCTTGGCCCGCGCACAAAGGCACAATTCAAAAGAAAGCAGTCAATATTCTACAATTCATGGCCGATTTCCGCAAATGATAATCTTCTGCATACGATGTGCCCGGTCGAGCCAGGAACCCAAGTTGTGATAATACAGGGGACTCCATACTGCGCTGTTTTGGGTGATTACAATTCTGACGGTGGCAACAATTACTACACTAAATGGGAAGGCAGTGATGCGTATAACGACCCGAAAACCGGTAAAGCTCGTTTGGACACCATTTTTATAGGAGAAGATAAAGAAGGGTGTTATTTCGACAGTAATTATAATCTTCACATATATGATGGAAATGTTGAAATGGCTATTTGTGATAACCAAGTAATCAATTTTATCCACCGTTCTGAGCTGTTTAAATCTGACGCCTCAACTATGAGAATAAACAACGTTCGGGATGTCTCGTATTCTGTTGATTCAAGTTCGATTTATTCGGCAATTACTATCGGATACGAAAAGCAGGATTATGAAGGCTTCAATGGGCGTGATGAGTTTAACTTCAATAATACTTACTCCACCGGCCATACTGTTAACGATAAGAAACTTAGTCTCATCAGTAAATATCGAGCAGATTGCTATGGTATTGAGTTCGCCGTTCAGAAGCGTGGGCAGGATACTACAGACTCGTCAAGTGATAAGGATGTTTTCTTTGTGCTTTCTAAAAGTGAGAATGGGTTACTTATTCCGGATAGAACCATTAGAATAGAAAATACTATATCTGATATGGTATTCAATGGCGCATTTTCTCCAATAGCTTGTATCCAGGCAAATGCCGGATTTATAGGAATACAGGCAAAGCATCTTCATCTTGAATTTGCTTCGAGCATGGGGAATAGCTCTATTGTTATAGATGGCCGAGCTATGTCTGAAGATATAGATCTTGATGCTCCTTTGATGACGTGTGGTAGAGTATCATTTACAACTGATGAAATTGATGAACCGGCATCTGAAAACAATCTCATAGAAATTGAAAGTAATGGTATCCTGTATAGGGGATTTGTAAAAGATGCCACATTCAAATATGCCACGAATGAGGCCGTAAAATACGAACTAATCGTAAAAGATATTGAGCTATGATAGTAAGCCCTTTCACTCCGCTGTTTTTCATCAAACGAAAGGCTGATGGGATAGATAGCGAATATATTCAGACATTCGCCACTACTGACCAGATACTCTTGCAGCTCATAGGAGGGCGTAATGATACCGTTGTCGCCCAGATTATAAGTGAGCCGGACGGAGCGGTCCTGCATCAAATTCAGTTCAATCAGTGGGACATAAACGACACTGTTACTCTGAGGTTCACAACAATCTCATTGTCGACCGGCTATTATTCAGTAAATATAATGGGTGTCGGTCGTAGTGAGGTGTTTCGAGTTACCGATGACCCTCTGATATTGGATAAGACAACACTGATTCAGTATTCGATGAGGAACAACCGCCAGCGTCAAGACGCAGTGTTCTTTATTGACGGGATGCAGTATTTCTTTGATTTCCGAGTCCCAGGAGGATTCAAAGATAGCAATTGGACTTTCGGTGTGGAGAGCGAGCAGTTCGTGACCCCCCAGGCCGACATATCGCAGTTGTTCGGTCTGGAGTCAACGCAGAAAAGATTTACTCTCGGAGGCAGTATGGGTGTTCCCGTATGGTTTGGCGAAATGCTGAACCGAATACTCATCTGCTCCCATGTCTATTTCGATGGTATTAAGTACAGCCGAAAAGAGGCTAATGTGCCGGAACTGACCGTGCAGTTGGAGGGCGTGAACAGTTTTGTGTTCAATCAGACTCTCCAGCAGTCAACCAACCTTGACCCCGTAATCGAACAAAGGAATCACGCCGCCATGCGCCGCGTTGATGACACCAATTATAGAGCAACTTCTTCAACTATTAACAGATTAATTTATTAAGTATGGCAATCACTCCAGACGAACAGCAGAGCATCGTCAGTGCCGTGCTTTCATCAATCCGTACCAACTCACGGACTATCGACCAGCTCACGCCCGTAACCTCGTTGAGCGAAACCGATAGTTTTGAGATAAACGGAGGAAAGAGAGTAACGTACAAGGTGCTCCGGGATTTGATAGCGTCTTTATCCTCATCGGAACAAGACTCTCTCAAAACCCTCATCAACAAGTGTGAGTTGAAATCGGTATCTATAACAGTTGCCGAAAGTACCGCCACACTCTCTATCTCGTCGGTAGGCAAGGCCATCACGACATCGATCCCGATTGCGACCACAAGCAAAGCAGGATTGATGACTGCCGCCGACAAAGTAAAGTTACAGAGCGCATACGACACCGCCCAGGCAGCCAAAGATACGGCCAATACCGCCAAATCTAAGGCCGAGTCCGCTCAGTCAAGCGTTACGGCACTATCCGATAAGATTGGTGCCCCTAATGGTATTGCTCCACTTGATGCCAATGCAAAGGTGCCTGCCGCCAACCTTCCCGGCTTCGTAGATGATGTCGTAGAGTTTAACGCTATGGTAAGTGGCGTTACTTCGCAAATGGCATCTTCAATCCATAAATCGACCGACGCAGGTTGCATGGTAGTGTATGACACCGACAACGACGTATTCCTTCTCGCAGTGTCGAAAGTTGCTGTTTCAGATAATACTCAATGGGGAATTATCAAACGCCCCATCAAGAATCTGAATGCCGCCACTCCCGCTGTTGAAGGTGGAACCCTCCAACAGCAAATCAATGTGTCGGATTACTGGCAGATTCAAAACGGTGGCGCAAGCCTCATTCTCACGCAGTTCACATACTACAACAACTGGCTCGACGCTGATGCCTATGGAACAGGCACAGCCGCAGGTCGTGTGCCCGAAGGAGGCAAGATTTACACCTGCACCTCGGACAACAAGACCTTCCGTTGGAGCGGTTCTGAACTCGTAACCATTGGCTCTGACCTTGCACTTGGACACACTGCAAGCACCGCTTTTCCCGGTGATGAGGGCGCACAGCTTCAAGAAGATTTAAAGGACACCCGTGATGAAGTTCAAAATGAGTCCATGCGTGTCAATAATATCGGTATATTACCCTTTGACGGATTCTATGAGGACAACCCTGACCAAAGCACCGGCGTTTGGTATCGCCGTTATCCTGCCAATGAGGGAGGCACCTGCTGTATGTGGTCAAACAAATTTCCAGAAGGGTATCATCCTACCGACTACAACACCACTTTCCACGGGTTCCAAAAAATCCGTGAAGATAGAATTTTCCGTCTTGCAAACGACCTCTACCGCTTTGATGGAGAGAATCTCGTTAAGGTCGGGGGCGCATCCGTCGGCAATGTCTATAACCTTACTGCCGAACTGCCGACACCTGACCCGGAAAAAATCTTCTACACCCTCAACGATTCAACCGATAAATACTAT
The nucleotide sequence above comes from Duncaniella freteri. Encoded proteins:
- a CDS encoding RNA polymerase sigma factor, producing the protein MNIEDLVVKHAGWIRRKARRYYADEFDADDLASETIYKCLSQARKFNPGMSFKPWALAIMENTYITQYNRRRCVLFTGYDEYDPYTGNDYADQRASVNSILSIVRDCGRKSCCIECVLLYAKGYSYDEIAERIGIPVGTVKSRVSAGRKMLREALDG
- a CDS encoding SH3 beta-barrel fold-containing protein, whose amino-acid sequence is MEKKNNFRVRVMKYAWQLWKATKQAWRICMIKAWQLYRLAKAMREGVVTFYYTKADGSIRKAVGTLRNVPAGATLGGKKVTKPSYKTMAYFDTEKNGFRCFKVENLICAI
- a CDS encoding DUF3846 domain-containing protein; translation: MELQPAKAYLITVGGDINEIFPENGETFELEEAQAHVEGYIEIVHLTKNQIMIVNEEGKFDKEYNPIATGIADLHRALWSGDYICGNVVICPSPMLP